A region from the Lentimonas sp. CC4 genome encodes:
- a CDS encoding ABC transporter permease yields MLGNAFLIAIREIRRNLTRAFLTVLGIIIGVAAVITMVTLGDGTTQAVKNQISDLGSNLVMVRPGSGFGPRSRSAGVPNFSEADVVAIDEQIAGIAAIAPVRNTSLSTIYRQEARSTQITGTHASYFEINSWTLAEGRFFDDSEVLHADAVAVIGNTVKTELFGSEDPIGQKIRVGRASLLVIGLLKSKGQAGMGDQDDTIVVPLTTMQRRLGGRASGRDVSQISISADEDFDSDLLISDISSLLRQRRNIQGNQDDNFNVFDTRQIAETLSSSTQLMTTLLTAVAGVSLLVGGIGIMNIMLVSVTERTREIGIRLAIGATAREVLWQFLVEALTLSCVGGLIGIGLAFAFCSLLAPMIQVPFAFNLQINCIAFVFSAVVGIVFGFAPARRAAKLDPIDALRHE; encoded by the coding sequence ATGCTCGGCAACGCTTTCCTTATCGCGATCAGAGAAATCCGGCGCAACCTGACGCGCGCTTTTCTCACGGTGCTCGGTATCATTATCGGTGTGGCGGCGGTCATCACTATGGTTACGCTCGGTGACGGCACCACTCAAGCAGTCAAAAACCAGATTTCCGACCTGGGTAGTAATCTCGTAATGGTGCGCCCAGGCTCTGGCTTTGGCCCTCGGTCACGTTCGGCAGGTGTGCCGAATTTCTCTGAAGCCGATGTCGTTGCGATCGACGAACAGATTGCAGGTATCGCCGCGATTGCGCCCGTGCGTAATACGTCGCTCAGCACCATTTATCGCCAAGAAGCGCGTAGCACTCAAATCACCGGCACCCATGCCTCGTATTTTGAGATTAATAGCTGGACGCTCGCGGAAGGCCGTTTTTTTGACGATTCCGAAGTGCTGCACGCTGATGCGGTTGCGGTGATTGGTAACACTGTGAAAACTGAGCTCTTTGGCTCGGAAGATCCGATTGGACAGAAGATTCGGGTCGGGCGTGCGTCGCTACTCGTTATTGGCCTACTTAAATCCAAGGGGCAAGCGGGTATGGGTGACCAGGACGACACCATTGTCGTGCCCTTGACAACGATGCAACGCCGCCTCGGTGGGCGCGCATCTGGGCGCGACGTCAGCCAAATCAGTATCTCAGCCGATGAGGATTTTGACAGCGACCTTCTCATTAGCGACATCTCCTCGCTCTTGCGCCAACGTCGCAATATTCAGGGTAATCAGGACGACAATTTTAATGTGTTTGATACGCGCCAAATTGCGGAGACGCTGAGTTCTTCCACGCAATTGATGACGACCTTGCTCACCGCCGTGGCTGGAGTGTCACTCTTAGTCGGCGGTATCGGTATCATGAATATCATGTTGGTTTCTGTGACCGAGCGCACGCGGGAGATTGGTATCCGGCTAGCGATCGGTGCCACTGCCCGCGAAGTGCTTTGGCAATTTCTGGTGGAAGCACTGACCTTGTCCTGTGTCGGTGGATTGATCGGGATTGGGCTCGCCTTCGCGTTTTGCAGTTTGCTTGCGCCGATGATTCAAGTGCCTTTTGCTTTTAACCTTCAGATCAATTGCATCGCATTCGTCTTTTCCGCTGTCGTCGGCATTGTCTTTGGGTTTGCGCCCGCACGCCGTGCAGCAAAGCTTGATCCCATCGACGCATTGCGTCATGAGTAG
- a CDS encoding response regulator transcription factor, translated as MRVLIIEDDPGLRRSLSATLKEEGFAVDQAADGEEGLYKASEGLYDALLLDVMMPKLDGWQVLERLRPQHSVPVLMLTARDSIPDRIKGLNTGADDYLTKPFDSDELVARLRALIRRTAGKAQSKIEIKGLVLDTARRSLSRDDCEIELTAREYSLFEYLALHRGEVVSRSLLYERLFDENDNSLSNLLDVHVSNLRKKLGSDSITTRRGHGYCIE; from the coding sequence ATGCGCGTCCTAATTATAGAAGATGACCCCGGCCTTCGCCGCAGCCTGAGTGCCACCCTCAAGGAGGAAGGCTTCGCGGTCGATCAAGCCGCTGACGGAGAAGAGGGGCTGTATAAAGCCAGCGAAGGGCTTTACGATGCCTTGCTGCTCGATGTGATGATGCCGAAGTTGGATGGCTGGCAAGTGCTGGAGCGACTACGCCCGCAGCACAGTGTGCCCGTGTTGATGTTGACCGCACGCGACAGTATTCCAGATCGTATCAAGGGCCTCAATACAGGTGCGGATGATTATTTAACCAAGCCCTTTGACAGTGATGAACTCGTCGCACGACTGCGCGCGCTGATTCGCCGAACTGCGGGTAAGGCTCAATCAAAAATTGAGATCAAGGGACTCGTGCTCGACACCGCGCGTCGCAGTCTGAGTCGTGACGACTGCGAGATCGAACTCACTGCTCGCGAGTATTCACTCTTTGAATATTTAGCACTGCATCGCGGAGAGGTGGTGAGCCGTAGCTTGCTCTATGAGCGTCTCTTTGATGAGAACGACAATAGCCTTTCCAATCTGCTGGACGTTCACGTTTCCAACCTACGCAAAAAACTCGGCTCCGATAGCATTACCACGCGTCGCGGCCATGGCTACTGTATCGAATGA
- a CDS encoding DUF1501 domain-containing protein encodes MSKLLKKISRRQFLKAGTCGAMTIGPLVNTIAQLSLVNSAAASSLGGSALVGSDYKALVCIFLRGGCDTNNVLIPRGTNPQAAAYASDRGAVAVPNGIVHPTYNPAGEDATLPIAVPGQDQFGLHPRLGNLAEMFEASEAGFVTNVGTLSEPTTQNGYSTSSLPKQLFSHSDQVTQWMSSIADKPYTSGWGARVADLYNDTWNVNSQTSMMITAAGTNQFMNGGALNQYTVTSSGSISLTGFGTNYSSAINATNGTYNANATGERLKALEQIMQYSHAHIIEEGYTEVVRSARANEAIISEAMQIEANLGIDFDAIWTDYEATGGVAEELKAVARLIAGRECLGNNRQIFFVDLGGFDNHADINDDLPNLLEQLDHAIGAFNAAMKELDSKDTDFAYDKVTTFQASDFNRTWTPNGTNVDSAGTDHAWGSHSFVFGGAVNGGNFYGTYPTLAVGGSDDVPSGSRGRWIPTTSVDQFAAVLANWFGVPANSSEMQTIFPNLDRFQDPFDISGTANLGFL; translated from the coding sequence ATGTCTAAGCTCCTCAAAAAAATCTCCCGCCGCCAATTTCTCAAAGCTGGCACCTGTGGCGCGATGACGATTGGCCCCTTGGTCAACACCATCGCCCAGCTCTCACTCGTCAACTCCGCCGCAGCCAGCTCACTCGGTGGCTCTGCGCTCGTCGGCTCCGACTATAAAGCACTCGTCTGTATTTTCCTGCGTGGCGGCTGCGATACCAACAATGTCCTCATCCCACGCGGCACCAACCCCCAAGCTGCCGCCTACGCCAGTGACCGTGGTGCCGTCGCCGTTCCCAACGGCATCGTCCACCCGACCTACAATCCTGCAGGCGAGGACGCCACTCTACCCATCGCAGTCCCTGGCCAAGATCAATTCGGACTCCACCCTAGGCTCGGCAATCTCGCCGAGATGTTCGAGGCCAGTGAAGCCGGCTTCGTCACCAATGTCGGCACCCTCTCCGAACCTACCACTCAAAACGGCTACAGCACCAGCAGCCTGCCCAAGCAGCTCTTTTCGCATTCCGACCAAGTCACGCAATGGATGTCCTCCATCGCCGACAAGCCATACACCTCAGGTTGGGGCGCACGCGTCGCCGATCTCTATAACGACACGTGGAACGTCAATAGCCAGACCTCCATGATGATCACCGCCGCTGGCACCAACCAGTTTATGAATGGCGGCGCGCTCAACCAATATACCGTGACCTCCTCAGGCTCGATCAGCCTTACAGGATTTGGCACCAACTATTCCAGCGCCATCAATGCCACCAACGGAACGTATAACGCAAACGCCACCGGCGAACGTCTTAAAGCGCTAGAGCAAATCATGCAATACAGCCACGCGCACATCATCGAAGAAGGCTACACCGAAGTTGTGCGCAGTGCCCGCGCTAATGAAGCGATCATCAGTGAAGCCATGCAAATCGAAGCCAACCTAGGCATCGATTTCGATGCCATCTGGACCGATTACGAAGCCACAGGCGGTGTCGCCGAAGAGCTCAAAGCCGTCGCTCGTCTCATCGCAGGCCGCGAATGCCTTGGTAACAATCGCCAGATCTTCTTCGTCGATCTCGGCGGCTTTGATAACCATGCCGACATAAACGACGATCTCCCCAACCTACTCGAGCAACTCGATCATGCCATCGGTGCATTCAATGCCGCGATGAAAGAGCTCGACAGCAAAGATACCGACTTTGCTTACGATAAAGTGACCACCTTCCAAGCCTCCGACTTCAACCGCACTTGGACGCCCAACGGCACCAACGTCGACTCAGCCGGAACCGACCACGCCTGGGGCTCGCACTCCTTTGTATTCGGCGGCGCAGTCAACGGTGGCAACTTCTATGGCACCTATCCCACACTCGCCGTCGGCGGCAGCGACGACGTGCCAAGCGGTTCACGCGGTCGCTGGATCCCCACCACCTCAGTGGATCAATTCGCCGCAGTCCTCGCCAACTGGTTTGGCGTGCCAGCCAACAGCAGCGAGATGCAAACCATCTTCCCCAACCTAGATCGCTTCCAAGACCCCTTTGATATAAGTGGAACCGCAAACCTCGGTTTTTTATAA
- a CDS encoding pyrimidine/purine nucleoside phosphorylase, whose product MSENFENVSIIKKANVYFGGQVTSRTVVFADGSKKTLGFMQQGDYEFGTEAAELMEMLGGEMDVKLDGSDEWNTYGEGTSFNVPGNSKFSLKVKEGGADYCCTYLS is encoded by the coding sequence ATGTCTGAAAATTTCGAAAACGTCTCTATCATTAAAAAGGCCAATGTTTATTTCGGCGGCCAAGTTACTAGCCGCACGGTAGTGTTTGCGGATGGCTCCAAGAAGACCCTCGGCTTTATGCAGCAGGGTGATTACGAGTTCGGCACCGAAGCGGCGGAGTTGATGGAAATGCTCGGTGGTGAAATGGATGTGAAGCTCGACGGTTCGGATGAGTGGAACACTTACGGCGAGGGCACTTCCTTTAATGTGCCTGGCAACTCCAAGTTTTCGCTGAAGGTGAAAGAAGGCGGCGCAGATTATTGCTGCACGTATCTTAGTTAA
- a CDS encoding DASS family sodium-coupled anion symporter, whose amino-acid sequence MSTSQAAASSADPIRLRKAITIIVAWLLFFSIRTWLPLGELSDAYNAEAVRTGLAILALAATLWLSEALPLAITAMLIPVTATLTGTLDVTQSFSAFAHPLIFLFLGGFGLAAALSYQKLDQWLAIRILMIGRGSFHITAIALFMTSALLSMWISNTATVALLLPVALGILAHIKSTCGAPVMARCSTYLLLGIAYSASIGGIGTLIGTPPNAIAAANLEISFAEWLAIGIPAVAVLLPTLFILLRLFAKPGVVPPFKVEAQAFQFNSARTLTLAIFALAICAWLFSAPLAAYFGIAKSFDTLVAICALLLLASCRLVRWRDVERTTNWGVLLLFGGGITLSKVLGTTGASGFLAYQIQALTAGWPTLLFIGIIVTFVIFLTELSSNTASTALLVPIFAAVAIDMGIPTTEIILPLTLAASCAFMLPVATPPNAIVFGSGHIQQRDMVRIGLALNLTFAVLLTLLSKVLF is encoded by the coding sequence ATGAGCACATCCCAAGCAGCCGCCAGTAGCGCAGATCCTATCAGACTGCGAAAAGCCATCACCATAATCGTGGCATGGCTGCTCTTTTTTAGCATTCGCACATGGCTCCCCCTCGGCGAACTATCCGACGCCTACAACGCCGAGGCCGTGCGCACCGGACTGGCGATCCTGGCACTGGCCGCCACACTGTGGCTTAGCGAAGCACTCCCGCTCGCCATCACTGCCATGCTCATTCCAGTGACGGCCACACTCACAGGAACACTCGATGTTACCCAAAGTTTCTCCGCATTCGCTCACCCTTTGATTTTCCTATTCCTCGGAGGCTTCGGATTAGCGGCCGCACTCTCTTACCAGAAACTGGATCAATGGCTCGCCATACGTATTTTAATGATTGGCCGAGGCAGTTTTCACATTACAGCGATCGCACTCTTCATGACTTCCGCGCTGCTCTCCATGTGGATCTCCAACACGGCAACCGTTGCGCTGCTTCTACCCGTTGCGCTCGGAATACTGGCGCACATCAAATCCACCTGCGGAGCACCCGTCATGGCGCGATGCTCCACCTACCTACTGCTCGGCATTGCGTATTCCGCAAGTATCGGCGGCATCGGCACCTTAATCGGCACGCCGCCTAATGCCATCGCCGCGGCCAACCTCGAGATCAGCTTTGCCGAGTGGCTTGCGATTGGAATACCAGCCGTCGCCGTCCTCCTGCCCACACTCTTTATCTTACTACGCCTCTTTGCAAAACCTGGAGTCGTGCCACCGTTCAAAGTCGAAGCGCAGGCATTTCAATTCAACAGCGCCCGCACCCTGACCTTAGCCATCTTTGCACTCGCGATCTGCGCATGGTTATTCAGTGCACCGCTCGCCGCTTACTTCGGCATCGCAAAGTCATTTGATACACTCGTCGCAATCTGCGCACTCCTGCTCCTCGCCTCTTGCCGACTCGTTCGATGGCGCGATGTCGAGCGCACCACAAACTGGGGCGTGCTCTTACTCTTTGGCGGCGGCATCACACTGAGCAAAGTGCTCGGCACCACTGGAGCTAGCGGGTTTCTCGCCTATCAAATCCAAGCGCTCACGGCGGGTTGGCCCACGCTACTCTTTATAGGCATCATCGTCACCTTCGTCATTTTCCTGACCGAGCTATCCAGCAACACAGCCAGCACCGCCTTACTCGTGCCGATCTTCGCAGCCGTCGCCATTGACATGGGCATACCGACCACCGAAATCATTCTACCTTTAACCCTAGCCGCCTCATGTGCATTCATGCTCCCAGTCGCCACACCGCCGAACGCCATCGTCTTCGGCTCAGGACATATCCAACAGCGCGACATGGTGCGCATCGGGCTCGCCCTCAACCTAACCTTCGCAGTGCTGCTAACGCTACTCAGTAAAGTTCTATTCTAA
- a CDS encoding HAMP domain-containing sensor histidine kinase — protein sequence MKRPLQSIRWRIQAWHGLILFIAIAAFCVTAYQLVWQNQVRRIDRELDEMDRDLVRSLFEQDESTGEESNSSQSKLPRHELLLFQLQQGTFQLPELVTAEFNQEEPGYFYYAFADKDELILLQSDNAPQPLNFLPLPTEDVTAEFRTIGSFRENLHSSSFGLRSLVGRDMTPELEEMQRFAWSLGGSGLAVWLLGLLGGWWLAGKAIQPIQSISQTATRIAEGNLNERISTAGSDSELDQLSHVLNHTFDRLNAAFEQQRQFTADASHELRTPLTILLSESQRMRKRGMSRSEADYQEAFDLCHDASTRMRDLVESLLLLARQDNNSPSQVFSECDLPVLIRDCCAQYQTLAESKQMHFAFELETCQLQTDPQLLKIVLNNLIGNAIEHHQGQGTVTVKCHSVDEKIELSVTDDGPGIAEVDLPRIFDRFYRVDKVRGSQDGHSGLGLALVKAIVQTLKGQIQVQSQLGRGSTFTVTL from the coding sequence ATGAAACGTCCACTACAATCTATTCGCTGGCGAATTCAGGCCTGGCACGGGCTTATTTTGTTCATCGCCATCGCTGCATTTTGTGTGACCGCGTATCAGCTAGTGTGGCAGAATCAAGTGCGGCGCATTGATCGTGAACTGGATGAGATGGACCGTGACCTAGTGAGGAGTCTCTTTGAACAGGACGAGTCCACGGGCGAGGAAAGCAACTCATCGCAAAGCAAACTACCACGACACGAGTTGCTGTTATTTCAGTTGCAGCAAGGGACGTTTCAATTGCCTGAGCTAGTGACTGCTGAATTTAACCAAGAGGAACCCGGGTATTTTTACTATGCCTTCGCGGACAAAGATGAACTCATTTTGCTACAATCCGACAACGCACCACAGCCGCTGAACTTTTTGCCCTTACCGACTGAGGATGTGACTGCCGAGTTTCGCACGATCGGGAGTTTTCGCGAAAATTTGCATAGTTCTTCGTTTGGTCTGCGCAGTCTTGTTGGGCGCGATATGACGCCTGAATTGGAAGAGATGCAGCGCTTCGCATGGTCGCTGGGTGGCAGTGGGCTTGCTGTTTGGTTGCTCGGTCTGCTGGGGGGATGGTGGCTTGCGGGTAAGGCGATTCAACCGATTCAATCCATTAGTCAGACTGCGACACGGATCGCCGAAGGTAATTTAAACGAACGCATTAGCACCGCCGGTAGTGATAGCGAATTGGATCAACTCAGTCATGTGCTTAATCATACCTTTGATCGATTGAACGCCGCCTTCGAGCAACAACGTCAATTCACTGCTGACGCATCGCATGAGTTGCGAACGCCACTCACTATCTTGTTGTCGGAAAGTCAGCGCATGCGTAAGCGCGGTATGTCCCGCAGTGAAGCGGACTATCAAGAAGCCTTCGACCTCTGCCACGATGCAAGCACCCGTATGCGCGATCTAGTGGAAAGCCTACTCTTGCTGGCGCGTCAGGATAACAACAGTCCCAGTCAAGTGTTTAGCGAGTGCGATCTTCCCGTCCTGATCCGTGACTGCTGCGCGCAGTATCAAACCTTGGCGGAGTCAAAACAGATGCACTTCGCATTCGAACTCGAAACCTGCCAACTTCAGACAGACCCGCAATTATTGAAGATCGTGCTCAATAACTTGATTGGAAATGCCATCGAGCATCATCAAGGGCAGGGGACGGTTACGGTGAAATGCCATTCGGTCGATGAGAAGATCGAGCTGAGCGTCACTGACGATGGGCCTGGCATTGCGGAGGTCGATTTACCACGGATCTTTGATCGCTTTTACCGCGTGGATAAAGTCCGTGGTTCGCAAGACGGACATTCCGGCTTGGGACTCGCATTGGTGAAGGCGATTGTGCAAACGCTGAAGGGGCAGATTCAGGTTCAAAGCCAGCTAGGCCGTGGGAGCACGTTTACGGTTACGCTTTGA
- a CDS encoding DNA-3-methyladenine glycosylase I has protein sequence MCQRCQWSVGSELEREYHDREWGVPVWDDHVLFEFLILEGAQAGLSWVTILKKRENYRRLYDGFDPALIAQYDAAKVAELLADAGIVRNRLKVAASIGNAQAFLRIVEREGGFSTWLWQFVGGQPIQNEWTEFSEVPVSTPESDAMSKALKKEGFKFVGTTICYAFMQAVGMVNDHTTDCFRHAELCD, from the coding sequence ATGTGCCAACGTTGCCAATGGTCGGTCGGTTCTGAACTCGAGCGTGAGTATCACGATCGCGAGTGGGGCGTGCCGGTTTGGGACGACCATGTGTTGTTTGAGTTTCTGATTCTCGAGGGGGCTCAGGCGGGGCTTAGCTGGGTGACGATTCTGAAGAAGCGTGAGAATTACCGTCGGCTTTACGATGGGTTTGATCCCGCGCTGATTGCACAGTATGATGCTGCTAAGGTCGCTGAACTGTTGGCGGATGCAGGCATCGTGCGGAATCGGCTGAAGGTGGCGGCTTCGATTGGCAATGCGCAGGCGTTCTTACGGATCGTTGAGCGTGAGGGCGGCTTTAGCACGTGGCTGTGGCAGTTCGTGGGCGGGCAACCGATTCAGAATGAGTGGACAGAGTTTTCAGAAGTGCCGGTGAGCACGCCGGAGTCGGATGCGATGAGCAAGGCGCTCAAGAAAGAGGGCTTTAAGTTTGTCGGCACCACGATTTGTTATGCGTTCATGCAGGCGGTGGGGATGGTGAACGACCACACCACGGATTGCTTTCGTCACGCGGAGTTGTGCGACTAA